Proteins encoded by one window of Clostridia bacterium:
- the kdpC gene encoding potassium-transporting ATPase subunit KdpC — translation MWQQIIPGLRIKLFMTLLVGIVYPLAITGICQVVFPHQANGSLVRAGGRVVGSELIGQNFTRPEYFQPRPSAAGADGYDATASSGSNYGPTNKKLIERVKASVERFRKDNPGFIGPIPADLLMTSASGLDPHISPDSALAQAPRVSNARNLNANQVKHLIVEYTEGPDLGLLGEARVNVLRLNLALDREFPTK, via the coding sequence ATGTGGCAACAGATCATTCCCGGACTTCGCATCAAGCTTTTTATGACGCTTCTGGTCGGCATCGTGTATCCGCTCGCGATCACTGGCATCTGCCAGGTCGTCTTTCCGCATCAGGCGAACGGCAGTCTGGTGCGGGCCGGTGGGCGCGTGGTCGGCTCGGAATTAATTGGCCAGAATTTCACCCGGCCCGAGTACTTTCAGCCGCGGCCGTCCGCGGCCGGTGCGGACGGCTACGATGCCACGGCTTCGAGCGGGTCCAACTACGGGCCCACGAACAAGAAGCTGATCGAGCGCGTAAAGGCCTCGGTCGAGAGATTCCGGAAGGACAACCCTGGTTTTATCGGTCCGATTCCAGCCGACTTGCTGATGACGTCCGCAAGCGGCCTCGACCCGCACATCAGTCCCGATTCTGCCTTGGCCCAGGCGCCGCGGGTTTCAAATGCTCGGAACCTAAATGCCAATCAGGTGAAGCATCTGATCGTTGAGTATACGGAGGGGCCGGACCTCGGTCTGCTCGGCGAGGCGCGAGTCAATGTACTCAGGCTGAATCTCGCGCTGGATCGAGAGTTCCCGACCAAATAG
- a CDS encoding response regulator transcription factor, with protein MSAGRVLIVDDEPQIRRIMRTTLIGEGYEIDDAKTGEEALEKVREFRPDLVLLDMNMPGMGGLAACRAIRSDTNIGVVMLTVRNSEGDKVAALDAGADDYITKPFSTPELLARIRAALRRVPATQTSSAKISTGRLEIDFSARTVRNGSTILHLTPKELDLLRYLTEHQNEVVKHRELLQAVWGPDYGDQVEYLRVFINKLRNKIEADPEHPEYIITEPWVGYRFNAAPEAQ; from the coding sequence ATGAGCGCAGGTCGAGTACTGATCGTTGACGACGAACCGCAGATCCGTCGCATCATGCGGACTACGCTGATCGGCGAGGGCTACGAAATCGATGATGCCAAGACGGGTGAGGAAGCACTGGAGAAGGTGCGCGAGTTCCGACCCGACCTCGTCCTTCTCGATATGAACATGCCGGGAATGGGCGGGCTGGCGGCTTGCCGTGCGATCCGCTCGGACACCAACATCGGCGTAGTTATGCTGACCGTCAGGAATTCGGAGGGTGATAAAGTCGCGGCGTTGGACGCCGGCGCCGATGACTACATCACCAAGCCTTTCAGCACGCCGGAATTGCTCGCTCGCATTCGAGCGGCGCTACGTCGCGTTCCCGCAACCCAGACATCAAGCGCGAAGATCAGCACGGGCCGGCTGGAGATCGACTTCAGCGCACGGACAGTACGTAACGGCAGCACAATCTTGCACCTCACGCCAAAGGAACTCGACCTGCTCCGCTATTTGACTGAACACCAGAATGAAGTCGTAAAACATCGCGAACTGCTGCAGGCTGTCTGGGGCCCGGATTACGGCGATCAGGTGGAATACCTTCGCGTTTTCATCAACAAACTGAGGAACAAGATCGAGGCCGATCCCGAGCACCCCGAATACATCATTACTGAGCCATGGGTCGGCTATCGTTTCAACGCCGCCCCCGAAGCGCAGTGA
- a CDS encoding ATP-binding protein, which produces MAGVVFITFAAYRLVDVNATTVGFAYLLVVLVVAAMGGFLESLVCAIAATVGFNFFFLPPIGTLTIADPQNWVALFSFLATALIASRLSARARQRTLEAIAHRQDVERLYTFSRAILLIGDGEPFPKQLAMKLAEVFDLKALVLYDRRTGEFHRAGPTDFEGLDDQLRDSALQGTSFADVAGGRVIIAVRLGSEPIASLALQGARMSDAVLQGIANLVAIGLERARAQDLAQQVDAARQSEQLRTTLIDAMAHEFKTPLTSIKAVTTSLRSNPGQPPATRAELIEIADEEADHLQRLIDDAVEMARLDTAYIEIQPVLSDLYAVVREEIASMHAAADGRPVDLIGDSPPAPIAFDGRLVRLAVRQLLDNAFKYSPPGTPVTVRVEQNEDGAMVEVANGGPGIALPEQSRIFQRFYRSPSIRHDVPGTGLGLSIAYRIAQAHHGDLTVSSRPGETTFRLTLPRMLKESK; this is translated from the coding sequence CTGGCTGGCGTGGTGTTCATTACATTCGCCGCTTACCGCCTCGTCGACGTGAACGCCACGACGGTTGGCTTCGCCTACCTGCTGGTAGTCCTTGTAGTGGCTGCGATGGGGGGCTTCCTGGAGTCGCTCGTATGCGCCATCGCCGCCACCGTCGGGTTCAACTTCTTTTTCCTCCCACCAATCGGGACATTGACAATTGCCGACCCGCAGAATTGGGTGGCCCTGTTCAGCTTTCTGGCTACGGCGCTCATCGCGAGCCGGCTTTCGGCCAGGGCCCGGCAACGCACGCTGGAGGCGATCGCGCACCGGCAGGACGTCGAACGACTCTACACCTTCAGCCGGGCCATTCTCTTGATCGGGGATGGCGAACCGTTTCCGAAGCAGCTTGCCATGAAACTGGCCGAGGTCTTCGACCTGAAAGCCCTGGTCCTATATGACCGGCGGACCGGCGAGTTTCATCGGGCCGGACCAACGGATTTCGAGGGCCTCGATGACCAACTCCGCGATTCGGCGCTGCAGGGAACAAGCTTTGCTGATGTGGCAGGTGGCCGCGTCATCATCGCCGTACGGCTAGGGTCCGAGCCGATCGCCAGTTTGGCACTCCAGGGCGCACGCATGTCCGACGCCGTTTTGCAAGGCATTGCCAACCTGGTCGCAATAGGCCTGGAGCGGGCGCGGGCGCAGGATCTCGCACAACAGGTTGACGCGGCCCGTCAGAGCGAGCAATTGCGCACCACGCTCATCGACGCCATGGCCCACGAGTTCAAGACACCGCTGACCTCCATAAAAGCCGTCACGACGTCCCTGCGCTCGAATCCTGGACAACCTCCAGCGACACGGGCCGAGTTGATCGAGATCGCTGACGAAGAAGCTGATCATCTGCAGAGGCTCATCGATGACGCCGTCGAAATGGCACGGCTCGACACCGCGTATATCGAGATTCAACCGGTCCTATCCGACCTGTACGCGGTCGTGCGCGAGGAAATTGCGTCGATGCACGCTGCGGCCGACGGTCGCCCCGTCGATCTCATCGGTGACTCTCCCCCGGCGCCGATCGCGTTTGACGGGCGCCTTGTGAGGCTGGCTGTTCGGCAGTTGCTGGATAACGCTTTCAAGTACTCACCACCAGGAACGCCCGTCACGGTGAGAGTGGAGCAGAACGAAGACGGCGCCATGGTGGAAGTAGCCAACGGCGGTCCGGGTATCGCCCTCCCAGAGCAATCGAGGATTTTTCAACGGTTTTACCGGAGCCCCTCCATCAGACACGACGTGCCGGGGACGGGACTTGGCCTCAGCATCGCGTACAGAATCGCACAGGCACATCATGGTGACCTGACCGTGTCGAGCCGTCCCGGTGAGACTACCTTTCGGCTTACGCTTCCTCGTATGCTGAAGGAGAGCAAATGA
- the kdpA gene encoding potassium-transporting ATPase subunit KdpA, translated as MTPIGILQIALYFGLVLVTVKPLGAYMARVFEGQPTFLHPVLRWLETLTYKAIGVREEVEQRWTQYAASLLSFSIFGFVFVYLLQRLQGWLPLNPQGFGAIKVNPDLAFNTAVSFMTNTNWQAYSGESTLSYFVQMAALTVQNFASAAAGIAIAIALVRGFSRQERRTVGNFWVDVTRATVYVLLPLSFVAALFLCSQGVVQNLRPYTQATGIEGTKQTIAQGPVASQEAIKELGTNGGGFFNANSSHPFENPTPLTNLFEMWLIFAIPAGLTYTFGKMVGDTRQGWAVFAAMSVMFLAGVFVAYGFEQSGNPVLAKLGIETAATPGQAGGNMEGKEVRFGIVNSALFATITTDASCGAVNSMHDSYTPIGGLVPLFNIMTGEVIFGGTGAGLYGILLYCILAVFIAGLMVGRTPEYLGKKIEQKEVKMAMLAVIATAFSILVFTSLSSVIHFPDSSYWNPPGPAIANTNNNGAHGFSEILYAYASGTGNNGSAFGGITANTPWYDLTIGLAMLMGRFLFLIPLLATAGSLAAKKKIPSTAGTLPTHGPLFVGLLIGTVLIVGALTFFPALSLGPIVEHYLMHSGQVF; from the coding sequence ATGACGCCCATTGGGATTCTTCAAATTGCGCTGTATTTCGGCCTGGTGCTGGTGACAGTGAAGCCTCTTGGCGCCTACATGGCGCGAGTCTTTGAAGGTCAGCCTACGTTCCTGCACCCGGTGCTGCGGTGGCTCGAAACGCTGACCTACAAAGCGATTGGCGTGCGGGAGGAGGTGGAGCAACGCTGGACGCAGTACGCGGCCTCGCTTCTCAGCTTCAGCATCTTCGGGTTTGTGTTCGTATATCTGTTGCAGCGGCTGCAAGGTTGGCTGCCGCTGAACCCACAGGGCTTCGGTGCGATCAAAGTCAACCCGGACCTCGCCTTCAACACCGCCGTCAGCTTTATGACGAACACGAATTGGCAGGCGTATTCCGGCGAATCGACGCTGAGCTATTTTGTGCAGATGGCTGCCCTGACGGTTCAGAACTTCGCTTCCGCCGCGGCCGGGATCGCGATTGCGATCGCCTTGGTGAGGGGCTTCTCGCGGCAGGAACGGAGGACGGTAGGCAATTTCTGGGTGGACGTGACACGCGCAACCGTGTACGTACTACTGCCGCTGTCCTTTGTTGCCGCCCTGTTTCTCTGCTCTCAAGGTGTGGTCCAGAACCTGCGCCCTTACACGCAGGCGACGGGCATTGAAGGCACCAAACAAACGATCGCGCAAGGACCGGTTGCGTCGCAGGAGGCGATCAAGGAACTCGGGACCAACGGCGGCGGCTTCTTCAATGCGAACTCGTCCCATCCGTTCGAGAACCCGACACCACTGACCAACCTGTTCGAAATGTGGTTGATCTTCGCCATACCCGCGGGCCTGACGTACACGTTCGGCAAAATGGTTGGCGACACCCGCCAGGGCTGGGCCGTTTTCGCGGCCATGTCTGTGATGTTCCTGGCCGGGGTGTTCGTCGCCTATGGTTTCGAGCAGTCCGGGAATCCCGTACTGGCGAAACTCGGGATCGAGACCGCCGCTACGCCGGGTCAGGCTGGCGGAAACATGGAAGGGAAAGAGGTCCGCTTCGGAATTGTCAATTCGGCCCTGTTCGCCACGATTACGACGGACGCAAGCTGCGGCGCGGTGAACAGCATGCATGACAGCTACACTCCGATCGGTGGTCTGGTCCCGCTGTTCAACATCATGACGGGCGAGGTGATCTTCGGCGGAACGGGAGCCGGCCTGTACGGGATCCTGCTCTATTGCATACTTGCCGTCTTTATCGCCGGACTGATGGTGGGCCGCACACCGGAGTATCTGGGCAAGAAGATCGAGCAGAAAGAAGTGAAGATGGCGATGCTGGCTGTCATCGCCACGGCTTTCAGCATTTTGGTGTTCACGTCCCTTAGCTCAGTGATTCATTTTCCCGACAGCAGCTACTGGAACCCCCCCGGACCTGCCATCGCGAACACGAACAACAACGGAGCCCATGGGTTCAGCGAAATCCTCTACGCTTACGCCAGCGGCACCGGCAACAACGGCAGCGCGTTCGGGGGCATCACAGCCAACACTCCGTGGTATGACCTGACCATCGGCCTGGCAATGTTGATGGGCCGTTTCCTGTTCCTGATTCCGCTGCTCGCGACTGCGGGTAGTCTGGCCGCCAAGAAGAAAATTCCATCAACAGCCGGCACTCTGCCCACGCACGGACCCCTGTTCGTTGGCTTGCTCATTGGCACGGTGCTGATTGTGGGTGCTCTGACCTTTTTCCCCGCGCTATCGCTGGGTCCGATTGTGGAGCACTATCTCATGCACAGCGGCCAGGTCTTCTGA
- a CDS encoding universal stress protein, protein MRIRGEDMGRETRRKTPEELLLEVQTEERAARKGYLKIFLGYASGVGKSFRMLDEARRRRERGQDVVIGGIQPKMPLDAEPLLSSLEMIPLKTVGGGVAIDVAALVLRQPAVCFIDGLAYNNPPGARNPTRWQDVEDLLNAGIKVIGSVNIQYVAELQEKVEAITGKHATETVPMAFVKSADEIEIVDAPPAEPGDRQQRLSRLRELALVLAADVVDHQLIEYLERHGINQHLGTHERILVCITPRSNVRGMFEAARIIADRFHADLIAAYVNQEQISPADQAALEEKLSIARTAGASIEILEGEDPVGALLDFARSHGITQLFIGHSQRSGIGPRLWGNPVEKLIRRSRGMDVRVFPQ, encoded by the coding sequence ATGAGGATCCGAGGAGAGGACATGGGGCGTGAGACCCGCCGCAAAACTCCCGAAGAGCTCCTGCTCGAAGTGCAAACGGAGGAACGCGCGGCACGCAAAGGATACCTGAAGATCTTCCTCGGGTATGCGTCGGGCGTGGGAAAGTCATTTCGCATGCTGGATGAGGCACGCCGCCGCCGTGAACGAGGGCAGGACGTGGTTATCGGCGGGATTCAGCCCAAGATGCCGCTGGATGCCGAGCCGCTTCTCAGCAGTCTCGAGATGATTCCGTTGAAAACTGTCGGAGGCGGTGTTGCCATCGATGTCGCGGCGCTCGTCCTGCGCCAGCCTGCTGTCTGCTTCATTGATGGCTTGGCTTATAACAATCCCCCGGGCGCAAGGAATCCGACGCGCTGGCAAGATGTTGAGGACCTCTTGAACGCCGGCATCAAAGTGATCGGCTCCGTTAACATCCAATATGTAGCCGAGTTGCAGGAAAAAGTGGAGGCGATTACAGGTAAGCATGCAACCGAGACCGTCCCGATGGCCTTTGTCAAGAGCGCCGACGAGATCGAAATCGTAGATGCTCCGCCCGCTGAACCCGGCGATCGCCAACAGCGCTTGTCCCGGCTGCGCGAGTTGGCCCTGGTTTTGGCGGCAGACGTGGTAGATCACCAGCTTATCGAATACCTGGAGCGGCACGGAATCAATCAGCACCTCGGCACTCACGAGCGGATTCTGGTGTGCATTACGCCACGCTCCAACGTGCGGGGAATGTTTGAGGCCGCCCGCATCATCGCCGATCGGTTTCATGCGGATTTGATCGCGGCATATGTAAACCAGGAGCAGATTTCACCGGCCGATCAGGCGGCGCTCGAAGAGAAGCTGTCGATCGCCCGAACTGCGGGAGCATCAATCGAAATCCTGGAGGGCGAGGACCCGGTGGGCGCCCTTCTCGACTTCGCCCGTTCTCACGGCATCACTCAGTTGTTCATCGGCCACAGCCAGCGGTCGGGAATTGGCCCGCGGCTGTGGGGTAACCCTGTGGAAAAACTGATTCGGAGGTCTCGCGGCATGGACGTTCGCGTTTTCCCTCAATGA
- a CDS encoding histidine kinase, protein MTEIERRRGKLKIFMGYAAGVGKTYKMLEEAQEMRAAGNDVVVGYFEPHGRKDTIAKAEGLEFIPRKKIEYRGSIFEEMDTCAILARHPKIALVDELPHTNVPGSARPKRWEDVDLLLNAGIDVLTTMNIQHLESLNDQVWHITGVRVRETVPDWAVERADEVVMVDLTPRALVHRLERGVVYEREKAERARQNFFRDSTLGALRELALRQTAHEVQQRIWGGIESEEELKSSDHAASIQQRILVLVTADPETAMVVRRARRVSDFLHAECFAVAVNASADFSGIPQSEREALERHLNFARNLHIETRVLEGGDVARSLIDFGRRNRITQIYLARPHERPWLPWTSRDLVQRIVGLAKDMQIVIVSARDPMDR, encoded by the coding sequence ATGACCGAGATTGAACGAAGGCGCGGCAAACTGAAGATCTTCATGGGCTACGCCGCGGGTGTCGGCAAGACGTACAAGATGCTCGAAGAAGCCCAGGAGATGAGGGCCGCCGGTAATGATGTCGTGGTTGGGTATTTCGAGCCGCACGGCCGCAAGGACACGATCGCGAAGGCAGAAGGCCTGGAGTTCATTCCAAGGAAGAAGATCGAATACCGGGGCTCGATCTTTGAAGAGATGGACACGTGCGCCATACTGGCGCGACATCCGAAAATCGCTCTCGTCGACGAATTACCGCACACGAACGTTCCCGGCTCAGCGCGGCCGAAACGCTGGGAGGATGTCGATCTGCTGCTGAATGCGGGCATCGATGTTCTCACAACCATGAACATCCAACACCTGGAGAGCCTCAATGATCAGGTGTGGCACATTACCGGGGTCCGTGTCCGCGAGACCGTGCCGGATTGGGCCGTCGAGCGGGCGGACGAAGTGGTCATGGTTGATCTGACTCCGCGGGCGCTGGTGCACAGGCTCGAACGAGGCGTCGTGTACGAGCGCGAAAAGGCCGAGCGCGCGCGCCAGAATTTCTTTCGGGACTCGACACTTGGAGCGTTGCGGGAACTGGCACTACGGCAGACCGCACACGAAGTGCAGCAACGAATCTGGGGAGGTATCGAGAGTGAGGAGGAGTTGAAATCCTCAGATCACGCCGCGAGTATACAACAAAGAATCCTCGTTCTGGTGACGGCCGATCCGGAAACGGCCATGGTCGTCCGACGCGCCAGGCGCGTGAGCGATTTTCTGCACGCGGAGTGCTTCGCGGTCGCTGTCAACGCGTCCGCCGATTTCAGCGGCATACCCCAGTCCGAGAGAGAAGCGCTGGAAAGGCATTTGAATTTCGCCCGCAATCTGCACATCGAGACCCGCGTACTGGAAGGCGGCGACGTGGCCAGGTCCCTCATCGACTTTGGCCGTCGCAACCGGATCACGCAGATCTATCTCGCACGCCCGCACGAACGCCCATGGCTGCCATGGACGTCCAGGGACCTGGTGCAAAGGATCGTCGGGCTCGCCAAGGACATGCAGATCGTGATTGTCTCCGCCCGGGATCCCATGGACCGGTGA
- the kdpB gene encoding potassium-transporting ATPase subunit KdpB, with amino-acid sequence MPTMTALSGGKRPVPQDDATSLLPKKLARSRPLFDPEIIGRAIRASFAKLNPVTLAKNPVMLVVEAGAALTTALLVRDIFSGAAGIAFSLQIAIWLWFTVLFANFAEAMAEARGKAQADALRKTRIEALARRLRTDGSVEQVPGSMLRSGNVVLCDAGDLIPGDGEVIEGIATVDESVITGESAPVIRESGGDRSAVTGGTKVLSDQIRVRITSNPGETFLDRMISLVEGAQRQKTPNEIALHILIAGLTLIFLLAVITLQPFAAFSVGQAGSGSVPRVAVLISLLVCLIPTTIGGLLSAIGIAGMDRVMQHNVLSMSGKAVEAAGDVNSLLLDKTGTITLGNRQAVEFVPLNGISERELADASQLSSLADETPEGRSIVVLAKEKYDLRGRHIPEHQATFTPFSAYSRMSGVDFEGRRLRKGATDAICKFVNECGGEVSNDIREVSDRISRNGGTPLAVADGDRLLGVIHLKDIVKGGMKERIAQLRRMGIRSVMVTGDNPLTAAAIAAEAGVDDFIAQATPKDKLEYIKKEQGQGRLVAMTGDGTNDAPALAQADVGLAMNTGTAAAKEAGNMVDLDSNPTKLIEVVAIGKQLLITRGALTTFSIANDIAKYFAIIPAMFMVTYPALRNLNIMGLHTPQSAVLAAVIFNALTIIALVPLALRGVKYRPLDAGTLLRRNLLIFGIGGIIAPFPGIWLIDQALALLRLA; translated from the coding sequence ATGCCAACCATGACAGCGCTTTCGGGCGGAAAGAGACCCGTTCCCCAAGACGATGCCACGTCGCTGCTTCCGAAGAAGCTGGCGCGATCCCGTCCGTTGTTCGATCCTGAGATTATCGGCCGGGCGATCCGCGCGTCCTTCGCGAAACTGAACCCCGTTACACTGGCGAAGAACCCGGTGATGTTGGTCGTCGAAGCGGGGGCGGCACTTACCACGGCACTGCTGGTTCGCGATATCTTCTCGGGTGCCGCAGGCATCGCCTTCTCGCTGCAAATTGCGATCTGGCTTTGGTTCACGGTCCTGTTCGCCAATTTCGCAGAGGCAATGGCGGAAGCTCGTGGAAAGGCCCAGGCTGACGCCCTCCGCAAGACCCGCATCGAAGCACTCGCCAGGCGGCTGAGAACGGACGGCAGCGTGGAGCAGGTCCCCGGCTCGATGCTGCGGTCCGGGAATGTTGTCCTCTGCGACGCCGGCGACCTGATCCCCGGTGATGGTGAGGTCATCGAGGGCATCGCGACTGTAGATGAGTCCGTGATTACAGGCGAGAGTGCGCCGGTCATTCGCGAGTCCGGCGGCGACCGCAGCGCGGTCACGGGGGGAACCAAAGTGCTTTCAGACCAGATCAGGGTTCGGATCACGTCCAACCCGGGGGAGACGTTCCTTGACCGGATGATCTCACTGGTCGAAGGAGCACAGCGGCAGAAGACGCCCAACGAAATCGCGCTCCACATTCTAATCGCGGGGCTGACGCTGATCTTCCTGCTCGCGGTGATCACGCTTCAGCCGTTCGCCGCTTTCAGCGTGGGGCAAGCCGGGTCTGGTTCTGTACCGCGCGTGGCGGTTTTGATTTCGCTGCTCGTCTGCCTCATTCCAACGACCATCGGCGGCCTGCTTTCCGCAATCGGTATCGCCGGAATGGATCGGGTGATGCAGCACAACGTGCTGTCCATGAGTGGGAAGGCCGTAGAGGCTGCCGGTGATGTGAACTCGCTTCTGTTGGACAAGACCGGTACGATCACGCTGGGTAATCGCCAGGCGGTCGAATTCGTTCCGTTGAATGGTATCAGCGAGCGCGAACTCGCGGACGCCTCCCAACTCTCCAGCCTGGCTGATGAAACGCCCGAGGGCCGTTCGATTGTCGTCCTGGCGAAAGAGAAGTACGACCTGCGGGGACGTCACATCCCCGAACATCAGGCGACGTTCACTCCGTTCTCAGCATACAGCAGGATGAGTGGCGTTGATTTCGAGGGCCGCAGACTCCGCAAGGGTGCTACCGACGCAATCTGTAAGTTCGTCAACGAGTGCGGTGGTGAGGTCTCGAACGACATTCGTGAAGTCAGTGACCGTATTTCCCGGAACGGTGGAACGCCGCTGGCGGTTGCCGACGGTGATCGCCTGCTTGGCGTCATTCATCTGAAGGACATCGTCAAAGGCGGCATGAAGGAGCGGATCGCCCAACTTCGGCGGATGGGGATCCGTTCCGTCATGGTCACGGGTGACAACCCGCTCACCGCCGCTGCTATCGCGGCCGAGGCCGGTGTTGACGACTTCATCGCCCAGGCCACGCCAAAGGACAAACTCGAATACATCAAGAAGGAACAGGGGCAAGGCCGCCTCGTAGCCATGACTGGTGACGGCACAAACGACGCGCCTGCACTGGCGCAGGCGGATGTGGGGCTGGCCATGAACACAGGGACGGCGGCGGCGAAGGAAGCCGGCAACATGGTGGACCTCGACAGCAATCCGACCAAGCTCATTGAAGTGGTGGCGATCGGGAAGCAATTGCTGATCACCCGCGGCGCCCTCACGACGTTCTCCATCGCCAACGACATCGCGAAATACTTCGCGATCATCCCGGCGATGTTCATGGTGACCTACCCGGCGCTGCGGAACCTGAACATCATGGGGCTACACACTCCCCAGAGCGCGGTGTTGGCGGCCGTTATCTTCAACGCGCTGACTATTATCGCTCTCGTCCCGCTGGCGCTTCGCGGAGTGAAGTACCGGCCGCTCGATGCCGGCACCCTGCTCCGGCGGAACTTGCTGATCTTCGGGATCGGCGGCATCATTGCGCCATTCCCAGGAATTTGGCTGATCGACCAGGCGCTCGCGCTGCTTCGCCTGGCATAA
- a CDS encoding outer membrane beta-barrel protein, with the protein MFNSLSQDGTPSISCVAALILSAVCSSTAQTTRAVEQNPPRPQTIGDRSDALPGTQSQLQQQPPQQGTGQTPDPEWKYGGFVDLGYLLDFNHPANDVFRGRGTAWHVDGLHLNMTGAYLKKQASEESRWGVELAAQGGKDTEVFGFSATAPNMGGYKVLRHLGPTNVFYLAPIGKGVTVQGGIFGSLIGYDSLYAKDNFTYTRPWGADFTPYLMLGVNASYAFSEKVTGTLFVLNGYWHLADANSVPSSGGQLAYRVTPHVTVKETALFGPHQSNTNFTFWRVLTDTIVERRTDRLTFAVEWIYSGERVNAPGRPRVLMMSGQLPVHVALNKRFSVTVRPEFFWDRDGRWSLARQTVKAVSTTLEYRIPSQQMNTILRLEHRYDDSRGPDGGFFRGAEVRPGVVGLKPSQHLLVFGLIFTFDASFRAVDRAWNARCGMTPRM; encoded by the coding sequence ATGTTCAATTCATTGTCTCAGGATGGCACCCCAAGTATTTCGTGCGTTGCTGCCCTGATTCTTAGTGCCGTGTGTTCGTCGACGGCACAAACGACGAGGGCAGTCGAGCAAAATCCGCCGCGGCCGCAAACAATCGGAGATAGATCTGATGCTCTGCCAGGTACGCAGTCGCAGCTACAGCAACAGCCTCCACAGCAAGGAACAGGACAGACACCGGACCCAGAGTGGAAGTACGGTGGTTTCGTGGATCTCGGCTACTTGCTCGACTTCAACCATCCGGCGAATGATGTCTTCCGCGGTCGCGGCACCGCCTGGCATGTTGATGGCTTGCATTTGAACATGACCGGAGCGTACCTCAAGAAACAGGCTTCTGAAGAGTCACGGTGGGGCGTGGAACTGGCGGCACAGGGTGGCAAAGACACCGAAGTGTTTGGTTTTTCCGCGACGGCTCCCAATATGGGTGGTTATAAAGTCCTCCGCCACCTCGGGCCGACAAACGTGTTCTACCTTGCTCCGATAGGCAAGGGAGTGACCGTGCAGGGCGGTATCTTCGGCAGTCTGATCGGGTACGATTCGCTCTATGCCAAGGACAATTTTACGTACACCAGACCGTGGGGAGCCGACTTCACGCCGTATTTGATGCTGGGCGTGAACGCGAGTTATGCCTTCAGCGAGAAGGTCACCGGCACGCTGTTTGTACTTAATGGATACTGGCATCTGGCCGACGCGAACAGCGTTCCCAGTTCGGGCGGCCAGTTGGCCTATAGGGTGACTCCGCACGTGACAGTGAAGGAGACAGCTCTCTTCGGGCCGCACCAGTCGAACACTAATTTCACGTTCTGGCGCGTCCTTACGGACACCATTGTCGAACGCAGGACAGATCGCCTCACTTTCGCAGTCGAGTGGATCTATTCGGGGGAACGCGTTAACGCGCCTGGCCGCCCCCGTGTCCTGATGATGTCTGGCCAGCTGCCGGTGCATGTTGCCCTGAACAAGCGATTCAGTGTGACGGTTCGTCCTGAGTTCTTCTGGGATCGGGATGGCCGCTGGAGTTTAGCCAGACAGACCGTCAAAGCAGTAAGCACGACGCTCGAATATCGGATTCCGTCCCAGCAAATGAATACGATCCTGCGGTTGGAGCACCGGTACGACGATTCACGGGGGCCGGATGGAGGCTTTTTCAGAGGTGCCGAAGTGCGGCCGGGTGTCGTCGGCTTGAAGCCCAGTCAGCATCTCCTTGTTTTCGGGCTGATCTTCACGTTCGATGCGAGCTTTCGGGCTGTAGACAGGGCGTGGAACGCTCGTTGCGGCATGACGCCGAGGATGTGA